One stretch of Natronobacterium texcoconense DNA includes these proteins:
- a CDS encoding flavin reductase family protein — translation MPEYDSAELEPNERGRIIKSAVTPRPIAWISTTSTDGVDNLAPFSSYNYVSSAEPVVIFNTPYAEGDEQKDTPRNVLETEEFAVNVVTEPLAQTMDTTAASLEADESEFDYAEVDRAECETIEPPRVADAVVTMECTLYDSMRVRDRLAILGDVEYFHVDESVMTDGQIDAAKVDTVGRLGGPYYTVSDLIEFERQF, via the coding sequence ATGCCCGAATACGACAGTGCGGAACTCGAGCCCAACGAACGCGGCCGAATAATCAAGTCCGCGGTCACGCCGCGGCCGATCGCCTGGATCTCGACGACGAGCACCGACGGCGTCGACAACCTCGCACCGTTCAGCAGCTACAACTACGTCTCCTCGGCGGAACCGGTCGTGATCTTCAACACGCCCTACGCCGAGGGCGACGAGCAGAAGGATACGCCGCGAAACGTCCTCGAGACCGAGGAGTTCGCGGTCAACGTCGTCACGGAGCCGCTGGCCCAGACGATGGACACGACCGCGGCCTCGCTCGAGGCAGACGAAAGCGAGTTCGATTACGCCGAGGTCGACCGGGCGGAGTGCGAGACGATCGAGCCACCGCGGGTCGCCGACGCCGTCGTCACGATGGAGTGTACACTGTACGACTCGATGCGGGTTCGCGATCGACTGGCGATCCTGGGCGACGTCGAGTACTTCCACGTCGACGAGTCGGTGATGACCGATGGGCAGATCGACGCGGCCAAAGTGGATACCGTCGGCCGACTCGGTGGCCCCTACTACACCGTCTCGGATCTGATCGAGTTCGAGCGCCAGTTCTGA
- a CDS encoding winged helix-turn-helix domain-containing protein, translated as MEFDKLVHQPTRLQIFAYLYRHGETAFPELVEALDVTEGNLSSHLGRMEDAGAVTVEKQFVDRKPQTTYELTDEGQSKFEEHIDTLETLIDGLAGDTDEAGGQ; from the coding sequence ATGGAGTTCGACAAACTCGTCCACCAGCCGACCCGGTTGCAGATCTTCGCCTACCTCTACCGGCACGGCGAGACGGCGTTCCCGGAACTCGTCGAGGCACTCGACGTGACCGAGGGCAACCTCTCGAGTCACCTCGGGCGGATGGAAGACGCCGGAGCCGTCACCGTCGAGAAACAGTTCGTCGACCGCAAGCCACAGACGACCTACGAACTGACCGACGAGGGTCAATCGAAGTTCGAGGAACACATCGACACGCTCGAGACGCTGATCGATGGGTTGGCCGGCGATACGGACGAAGCCGGCGGTCAGTGA
- the glyS gene encoding glycine--tRNA ligase, with translation MSKQEATETDATSEKLVELAKRRGYFFQSSGAYGGVGGFYTFGPQGASLKGNVEDAWRDRFAVAEGNMEIDAPTIMPEPVFEASGHLDTFDDMLVECPECGESHRADHVVEDNTEYEDAESLPIPEVEEVIAEYELVCPSCGAGLAGQAVDTFNLMFATNIGPGDSDPGHLRPETAQGIFVEFPRLKEYARNQLPFGVTQIGRAYRNEISPRRSIIRTREFTQAELEYFVDPEEDEPDLEAVEDVEVTLYPASEQNKEDGSELETTIGEAVEEDVITDEWVAYFLGIAKPWYEAVGVDMDRFRFRQHLSGERAHYAADCWDAESEIDGNWIELAGFANRSDYDLSKHADHSEDRFTIFRQYDEPKTVERATVDPDMSYLGPEFGGDAQAVVDELETLAERDRSAFDGETVEIELEDETHEIPLEKTGFSVDEETIAGEHIVPHVIEPSFGVDRLVYTVLHHAYREDEVDGEERTYLELEPEVAPTFVGVFPLQNDDELEEQAHEIVDDLRAVGLSVTYDDSGNIGRRYRRQDEVGTPFCVTVDYETLEEEETTVTVRERDTTDQKRLPVDGLAETLAEIREGDLEFADI, from the coding sequence GAGGATGCCTGGCGCGACCGGTTCGCGGTCGCCGAGGGCAACATGGAGATCGACGCGCCGACGATCATGCCCGAACCAGTCTTCGAGGCGTCGGGCCACCTCGACACCTTCGACGACATGCTCGTCGAGTGTCCGGAATGTGGCGAGAGCCACCGCGCGGACCACGTCGTCGAGGACAACACGGAGTACGAGGACGCCGAGAGTCTCCCTATCCCGGAGGTCGAGGAAGTCATCGCCGAGTACGAACTCGTCTGTCCCTCCTGTGGCGCGGGACTGGCAGGCCAGGCCGTCGACACGTTCAATCTCATGTTCGCGACGAACATCGGCCCCGGCGACTCCGATCCGGGCCACCTGCGTCCCGAGACGGCCCAGGGTATCTTCGTCGAGTTCCCGCGACTCAAGGAGTACGCACGCAACCAGCTCCCGTTCGGCGTCACTCAGATCGGTCGGGCCTACCGAAACGAAATCAGTCCCCGACGCTCGATTATCCGCACGCGGGAGTTCACCCAGGCCGAACTCGAGTACTTCGTCGACCCCGAAGAGGACGAACCCGACCTCGAGGCCGTCGAGGACGTCGAGGTGACGCTGTATCCGGCCAGCGAGCAGAACAAAGAGGACGGTTCGGAACTCGAGACGACGATCGGCGAGGCAGTCGAGGAGGACGTCATCACCGACGAGTGGGTCGCGTACTTCCTCGGGATCGCCAAACCGTGGTACGAGGCGGTCGGCGTCGACATGGACCGGTTCCGGTTCCGTCAGCACCTCTCGGGCGAACGCGCCCACTACGCCGCGGACTGCTGGGACGCAGAGAGCGAAATCGACGGTAACTGGATCGAACTGGCTGGCTTCGCCAACCGGAGCGACTACGACCTCTCGAAACACGCGGACCACTCCGAGGACCGCTTTACGATCTTCAGGCAGTACGACGAACCCAAGACCGTCGAACGCGCGACCGTCGATCCCGACATGAGCTACCTCGGTCCCGAGTTCGGCGGCGACGCACAGGCAGTCGTCGACGAACTCGAGACGCTCGCCGAACGCGACCGGTCCGCCTTCGACGGTGAGACCGTCGAGATCGAACTCGAGGACGAGACCCACGAGATCCCCCTCGAGAAGACCGGTTTCTCGGTCGACGAGGAGACGATCGCCGGCGAACACATCGTCCCCCACGTCATCGAGCCCTCGTTCGGCGTCGACCGACTCGTCTACACCGTCCTCCACCACGCCTATCGCGAGGACGAGGTCGATGGCGAAGAGCGGACGTATCTGGAACTCGAGCCCGAAGTCGCGCCGACGTTCGTCGGCGTCTTCCCACTACAGAACGACGACGAACTCGAGGAACAGGCCCACGAAATCGTCGACGACCTGCGGGCGGTCGGCCTCTCGGTCACCTACGACGACTCGGGGAACATCGGCCGACGCTACCGCCGCCAGGACGAGGTCGGCACGCCGTTCTGCGTGACGGTGGATTACGAGACGCTCGAAGAAGAGGAGACGACCGTTACCGTCCGCGAGCGAGACACGACCGACCAGAAGCGCCTGCCCGTCGACGGCCTCGCCGAGACGCTCGCCGAAATTCGGGAAGGCGACCTCGAGTTCGCGGACATCTAG
- a CDS encoding helix-turn-helix domain-containing protein: MKSIRIELRYDPSALSPIHDLLCTDPDLERELILGGQSVEGVETITSFVEGEPDPYESFLEGRDAVREYDVTPTDDGFFLYLRRELGSEGTSLLNALAQETVVVVPPIDVRSDRTMRMTLVGHPSDLGAVLEETPEGVALDVRQVRNDLTVDGAGLSERQEKALEVARELGYYEVPRRNGIEAVADELECAVSTASELLRRGEARAVDSALDRL, encoded by the coding sequence ATGAAATCGATCCGGATCGAACTGCGGTACGATCCGTCGGCGCTGTCGCCGATCCACGACCTGCTCTGTACGGACCCCGACCTCGAGCGAGAGCTAATCCTCGGCGGGCAGTCGGTCGAGGGCGTCGAGACGATCACCTCGTTCGTCGAGGGCGAACCCGACCCGTACGAGTCCTTTCTCGAGGGCCGCGACGCCGTCAGGGAGTACGACGTGACGCCGACTGACGACGGGTTCTTCCTCTATCTCCGTCGCGAACTCGGATCGGAGGGGACGTCGCTTCTGAACGCGCTCGCACAGGAAACGGTCGTGGTCGTCCCGCCGATCGACGTCCGATCGGATCGGACAATGCGAATGACGCTGGTCGGTCACCCCAGCGACCTCGGAGCAGTGCTCGAGGAGACTCCCGAAGGCGTCGCACTCGACGTTCGGCAGGTCCGAAACGACCTCACAGTCGACGGCGCTGGCCTGTCGGAACGGCAGGAAAAGGCACTCGAGGTCGCCCGCGAACTCGGCTACTACGAGGTGCCACGCCGGAACGGTATCGAGGCCGTCGCCGACGAACTCGAGTGTGCGGTCTCGACGGCGTCGGAGTTGCTTCGGCGAGGAGAGGCGCGTGCGGTCGACAGCGCGCTCGATCGACTATAG
- a CDS encoding DEAD/DEAH box helicase: MAATDEDTPSIEHPLLEPDFLERRLYQLKLAGTAADHHTLVCLPTGLGKTTVSLLVTARRLEEVGGTSLMLAPTKPLVQQHADFYREALQIPDDEIVVFTGDVNPEDRAETWEEATVVMATPQVIENDLVGSRISLADVTHLTFDECHRATGDYAYNYIAERYHADAKKPLVTGMSASPGGDEEAILEVCENLGIEEVEVMTEEDADVSEFTHDTDVEWERIDLPEEVLEIRDALNDVIKDRLEKLKEMGIASSTQPDQSQKELNAMRAELQKLINNDQSEGFEGMSIHAEVMKLRQAVTLVETQSVEAVRRYFDRQRNQARSSGASKASQRLVSDPRVREAMRKAEDFDQLHPKYRKSRMLLAETLGLEDGERVIVFTESRDTAEALTDFLSESFEAKRFVGQGDREGSDGMTQNEQQDVLNDFRAGEFEVLVSTSVAEEGLDVPEVDLVLFYEPVPTAIRSIQRKGRTGRQSEGRVVVLMAEDTRDEAYFWISRRREQEMEDELRELKGMADELEEELDDSQQSLADFDSGAEVKDGGDDPDAVSDSSTGSEGVADPGLQEFTEGVDGDADDVETHEPSAEGEAIEIVADQREMDANIARDLSRREEIDVRLETLEVGDYVCSDRVVVERKSVADFVDSLVGGDRSIFEQVGAMARHYSRPIVIVEGEGLYEQRDIHPNAIRGALSSLAVDFDASVLRTESEERTTELLAVIAGREQETSDREVSVHGEKQSKTLAEQQEYVVSSIAEIGPVTARSLLEEFGTVEAVMIASEEELQEAEGVGQVTAERMREVIGNEYTGQ, encoded by the coding sequence ATGGCAGCGACGGACGAGGATACTCCCTCCATCGAGCATCCGCTTCTCGAGCCCGACTTCCTCGAGCGGCGGCTCTACCAGCTGAAACTCGCAGGCACGGCCGCAGACCACCACACGCTCGTCTGTCTCCCGACGGGCCTGGGGAAGACGACGGTGAGCCTGCTCGTGACGGCTCGCAGACTCGAGGAGGTCGGCGGGACGTCGCTGATGCTCGCGCCGACGAAGCCGCTCGTCCAGCAACACGCGGACTTCTACCGGGAAGCCCTCCAGATCCCCGACGACGAGATCGTCGTCTTCACGGGCGACGTCAACCCGGAGGATCGCGCCGAGACCTGGGAGGAAGCGACGGTCGTGATGGCGACGCCGCAGGTGATCGAGAACGACCTCGTCGGCTCACGAATCTCGCTTGCCGACGTCACACACCTCACCTTCGACGAGTGTCACCGCGCGACCGGCGACTACGCCTACAACTACATCGCCGAACGCTACCACGCCGACGCGAAGAAACCGCTCGTGACGGGGATGTCCGCCTCCCCCGGTGGGGACGAGGAGGCCATCCTCGAGGTCTGTGAGAACCTGGGTATCGAGGAAGTCGAGGTGATGACCGAGGAGGACGCCGACGTCTCGGAGTTCACCCACGACACCGACGTCGAGTGGGAACGGATCGACCTCCCCGAGGAGGTACTCGAGATTCGCGACGCCCTCAACGACGTGATCAAGGACCGCCTCGAGAAACTCAAGGAGATGGGCATCGCGAGTTCGACCCAGCCCGACCAGTCCCAGAAGGAACTGAACGCGATGCGGGCCGAACTCCAGAAGCTGATCAACAACGACCAGTCCGAGGGGTTCGAAGGGATGTCGATCCACGCGGAGGTGATGAAGCTCCGCCAGGCGGTGACGCTCGTCGAGACCCAGAGCGTCGAGGCGGTCCGTCGGTACTTCGACCGCCAGCGCAACCAGGCCCGGTCGTCGGGTGCGTCGAAGGCCAGCCAGCGGCTGGTCTCGGACCCCCGCGTCCGCGAGGCTATGCGCAAGGCCGAGGACTTCGACCAGTTGCACCCGAAGTACCGCAAGAGTCGCATGCTGCTCGCGGAGACGCTCGGCCTCGAGGACGGCGAGCGCGTGATCGTCTTCACGGAGTCCCGCGACACGGCGGAGGCCCTGACAGACTTCTTGAGCGAGAGTTTCGAGGCCAAGCGGTTCGTCGGCCAGGGCGACCGCGAGGGCTCCGACGGAATGACCCAGAACGAACAGCAGGACGTTCTGAACGACTTCCGTGCCGGCGAGTTCGAGGTGCTCGTCTCGACCTCCGTCGCCGAGGAGGGACTCGACGTGCCGGAGGTCGACCTCGTCCTCTTCTACGAACCCGTTCCCACGGCAATCCGCTCGATCCAGCGAAAGGGTCGAACCGGCCGCCAGTCGGAGGGCCGCGTCGTCGTCCTCATGGCCGAAGACACCCGTGACGAGGCCTACTTCTGGATCTCTCGCCGGCGCGAACAGGAGATGGAAGACGAACTCCGCGAACTCAAAGGAATGGCCGACGAACTCGAGGAGGAACTGGACGACTCTCAGCAGTCACTCGCCGACTTCGACAGCGGAGCGGAAGTGAAAGACGGCGGCGACGATCCCGACGCAGTCTCCGACTCTTCCACCGGAAGCGAGGGGGTAGCGGATCCCGGCCTGCAGGAGTTCACCGAGGGCGTCGACGGCGACGCGGACGACGTCGAAACCCACGAACCCTCCGCGGAAGGTGAGGCGATCGAAATCGTCGCCGACCAGCGCGAGATGGACGCAAACATCGCCAGGGATCTCTCGAGGCGAGAAGAGATCGACGTACGACTCGAGACGCTCGAGGTCGGCGACTACGTCTGCTCGGACCGGGTCGTCGTCGAGCGAAAGTCCGTCGCTGACTTCGTCGACTCGCTGGTCGGCGGCGACCGCTCGATCTTCGAGCAGGTCGGCGCGATGGCCCGCCACTACTCCCGGCCGATCGTGATCGTCGAGGGCGAAGGGTTGTACGAACAGCGGGATATCCACCCGAACGCCATTCGGGGTGCGCTCTCGAGTCTCGCGGTCGACTTCGACGCGAGCGTCCTGCGAACGGAAAGCGAGGAGCGAACGACCGAACTGCTGGCCGTGATCGCAGGCCGCGAACAGGAGACCAGCGACCGCGAGGTGTCGGTCCACGGCGAGAAACAGTCGAAGACGCTGGCCGAACAGCAGGAGTACGTCGTCTCCTCGATCGCCGAAATCGGCCCCGTCACGGCTCGGTCGCTGCTCGAGGAGTTCGGCACCGTCGAGGCGGTAATGATCGCGAGCGAGGAAGAGTTACAGGAAGCAGAGGGCGTCGGACAGGTGACCGCCGAACGGATGCGAGAGGTTATCGGCAACGAGTACACCGGGCAGTAA
- a CDS encoding ABC transporter ATP-binding protein, with protein sequence MSDVALRSRDVRKEFGSDERDRVLEGATLDVREGEILLLMGPNGVGKTVLLSCFAGSERPTEGEIEVFGRRPQAVAGDHLGFLLQDSVAVETLTGRENVDFYAGLQPNFTDRWETYVDDLGIADDLDKLVENYSEGMKRKLEFALTMSTDVPLYLLDEPTAGVDLTNVQRFHDVLLERHEANPKTTTVVSSHRPMDANVADRIAFMPDGTITAVGTPEELLERVPTVVRVTGREAMRVAEEYVADGQLFPLGGEARGFLEACDVETVRQAVAESDRTDRGHAAVTPVEPNYTDLFNFSVHVDR encoded by the coding sequence ATGAGCGACGTCGCACTCCGAAGCAGGGACGTCCGCAAGGAGTTCGGTTCCGACGAACGGGATCGGGTTCTCGAGGGCGCGACCCTCGACGTCCGTGAAGGCGAGATCCTCCTGTTGATGGGACCGAACGGCGTCGGAAAGACAGTCCTGCTGTCGTGTTTCGCCGGCAGTGAACGCCCGACCGAGGGGGAGATCGAAGTCTTCGGTCGGCGTCCACAGGCAGTCGCCGGCGATCACCTCGGCTTTCTTCTCCAGGACTCGGTCGCCGTCGAGACGCTGACCGGCCGGGAGAACGTCGACTTCTACGCGGGTCTCCAGCCGAACTTCACCGATCGCTGGGAGACCTACGTCGACGACCTCGGGATCGCAGACGACCTCGACAAACTCGTCGAAAACTACTCCGAGGGGATGAAGCGAAAACTCGAGTTCGCGCTGACGATGAGTACCGACGTCCCGCTCTACCTGCTGGACGAACCGACCGCTGGCGTCGACCTCACGAACGTCCAGCGGTTCCACGACGTTCTCCTCGAGCGCCACGAGGCGAACCCGAAGACGACGACTGTCGTCTCCAGCCATCGACCGATGGACGCGAACGTCGCCGACAGGATCGCGTTCATGCCCGACGGGACGATTACCGCGGTTGGGACGCCGGAGGAGTTGCTGGAACGCGTTCCGACGGTCGTCCGCGTCACGGGTCGCGAGGCGATGCGAGTCGCCGAGGAGTACGTCGCCGACGGCCAGCTGTTCCCGCTCGGTGGAGAGGCCAGGGGTTTCCTCGAGGCGTGTGACGTCGAGACCGTTCGACAGGCCGTCGCCGAGAGCGACCGTACCGACCGCGGGCACGCGGCGGTGACGCCAGTCGAACCGAACTACACCGACCTGTTCAACTTCTCCGTTCACGTCGACAGATGA
- a CDS encoding ABC transporter permease — MTPDVAHSPTPTSARGVTLERWIAQTRAFVARYARELFRDKGVLFWTLGFPVGFYLLTITVFVPEGVPAEIEPYVLGVVAISYGMFGAIIASLNSFSEQLGADIEADRYVQFRALPLSPTADLAGRMIAGTVLSLVALAAVLPVGVATGARFELQTIGSPLVVLVAVAAFAVVWMAVAVLVSVAVRNSRYASIITVSLALVAFMLSGYNGTDPSVFHGPDALLNLLPHTLATRLVADHLVAIGGTDAGIAPPDPPATGLGVALLVAYAVAALAVAVAVTRRSLYKREVMP; from the coding sequence ATGACTCCTGACGTAGCTCACAGTCCGACCCCGACTTCCGCTCGAGGGGTTACCCTCGAGCGATGGATCGCCCAGACCCGGGCGTTCGTGGCCCGATACGCCCGCGAGCTGTTCAGAGACAAGGGGGTGCTGTTCTGGACGCTTGGCTTTCCGGTCGGCTTCTACCTGCTGACGATTACCGTGTTCGTGCCCGAAGGCGTGCCGGCGGAAATCGAGCCGTACGTCCTCGGCGTCGTTGCGATCAGTTACGGGATGTTCGGCGCGATTATCGCGTCGCTCAACAGCTTCAGCGAACAACTCGGAGCGGATATCGAGGCCGATCGGTACGTCCAGTTTCGCGCCTTGCCGTTGTCTCCGACGGCCGACCTCGCGGGTCGGATGATTGCTGGCACGGTCCTGTCGCTGGTCGCGCTCGCGGCCGTGCTCCCGGTCGGCGTCGCGACCGGTGCGAGGTTCGAGTTGCAGACGATCGGATCGCCGCTTGTCGTCCTCGTCGCCGTCGCCGCGTTCGCAGTCGTCTGGATGGCCGTCGCCGTCCTGGTCTCGGTCGCCGTTCGAAACTCCCGCTACGCTTCGATCATCACGGTCTCTCTCGCCCTGGTCGCGTTCATGCTCTCGGGGTACAACGGGACCGATCCCTCGGTTTTCCACGGCCCCGACGCGCTGTTGAACCTGCTTCCCCACACCCTCGCGACGCGACTGGTCGCCGACCACCTCGTGGCCATCGGCGGGACCGATGCCGGAATCGCACCGCCTGACCCGCCCGCTACCGGCCTCGGGGTGGCCCTGCTGGTCGCCTACGCCGTCGCCGCACTCGCTGTCGCCGTCGCGGTCACACGCCGATCGCTGTACAAACGGGAGGTGATGCCATGA
- a CDS encoding outer membrane protein assembly factor BamB family protein, translating into MTRRIERRRYLQLLAAGGAVGVAGCSDELEEFSDLGGAGTEEFASTTDDEQADAIDSTEGVDLRDEASDAWPTFGGDLGNSGWIADSESSIETTVHDWTVDHRHEAIDPESFGAIAADGRVFAYREEFDLEDAPFSGGIVALEADTGEMEWVTDLRVFEEPGTVPSAFAPGTVVDDTLYVCANRPGDEPDAVLALEADTGETTWSTRIDGDVRGSPAVANGVVYVSGSNTVYALDATTGEGFWAVDAGGYTGSVATDGDLVVAVPGDRLVGIDAATGELEWETELPSVVNDRDSPVLVDGYVVYVHEYTGFVVDATNGDVLWQTEDEAVDGPKPAVTDDIVVFVDNDRSSHVSESDEALVRAFSLADGDVVWEASLPTTVLAPPVVVADRICLLGLDETLYVVDASDGDVLGETWYRGRTTAEPAVTPSGVFVGHDRGITAFSFGDRTPAEDVGRWPTTGYDRSNSRQNPDATPPRDDLERTWAVPANDPRPPIVADGVVVTSERGGVVGITGATGDVRWRQSVGPDRSFPATAPVIVDDLAIVGTSEGMVFGIRIETGETVWEANTAGEFNAPFVAAGDAVYGVDRDGDVYEFDPDSGDHQSIGSVGSQAASAPAVSNGTLFVSHGSISALTTDGRRSWTNTPSQFPATSPSILDELVVSAVNDGTVRAYDAHSGDREWSATVHDVDDGESMWATAVADGTVFTGGVGSGATESTIVSIDGESGEIEWRTEFESSINTAPVVADGLVWVVTRDGTLTGLEPETGDVSTSSELPANGSIVSELVAAEDRLFGVDNDTVYAFE; encoded by the coding sequence ATGACTCGACGCATCGAGCGGCGACGGTACCTGCAGCTACTCGCTGCCGGAGGGGCCGTAGGGGTCGCTGGTTGTTCGGACGAACTCGAGGAGTTCTCCGACCTGGGTGGGGCCGGTACCGAGGAGTTCGCGAGCACGACGGACGACGAGCAAGCGGATGCGATCGACTCGACTGAAGGGGTAGATCTCCGGGACGAGGCGTCGGATGCGTGGCCCACGTTCGGCGGTGATCTCGGGAACTCCGGCTGGATCGCCGATAGCGAGTCGTCGATCGAGACGACGGTTCACGACTGGACGGTCGACCACCGCCACGAGGCGATCGATCCCGAGTCGTTCGGTGCGATCGCCGCGGACGGCCGCGTCTTCGCCTATCGCGAGGAGTTCGACCTCGAGGACGCACCGTTTAGCGGCGGTATCGTCGCACTCGAGGCCGACACTGGCGAAATGGAGTGGGTAACCGATCTGCGCGTCTTCGAAGAGCCCGGAACGGTACCGAGCGCGTTCGCCCCGGGAACCGTGGTCGACGACACGCTCTACGTCTGTGCGAACCGTCCCGGTGACGAACCCGATGCGGTGCTCGCTCTCGAGGCAGACACCGGCGAGACGACGTGGTCGACGAGGATCGACGGGGACGTCCGCGGTTCTCCAGCAGTCGCGAACGGCGTCGTCTACGTCTCCGGGAGTAACACCGTCTACGCGCTCGATGCGACGACGGGCGAGGGGTTCTGGGCGGTCGACGCCGGCGGCTACACCGGCAGCGTCGCGACCGATGGAGACCTGGTCGTCGCCGTGCCCGGCGATCGACTCGTCGGGATCGACGCAGCGACCGGTGAACTCGAGTGGGAGACGGAACTCCCGTCGGTGGTCAACGATCGGGACAGCCCCGTACTCGTCGACGGCTACGTCGTCTACGTCCACGAGTACACCGGATTCGTCGTCGACGCCACGAACGGCGACGTGCTCTGGCAGACCGAAGACGAAGCTGTCGACGGACCCAAGCCTGCAGTCACCGACGATATCGTGGTCTTCGTCGACAACGACCGGTCCTCGCACGTCTCGGAGTCCGACGAGGCACTCGTACGGGCGTTCTCTCTCGCGGACGGCGACGTCGTCTGGGAGGCATCGCTTCCAACGACCGTTCTCGCGCCGCCCGTCGTCGTAGCGGACCGCATCTGTCTGCTCGGGCTGGACGAGACGCTCTACGTGGTGGATGCTTCGGATGGCGACGTTCTCGGGGAAACGTGGTATCGTGGACGGACGACCGCCGAACCAGCAGTCACGCCGTCGGGCGTCTTCGTCGGCCACGATCGAGGAATTACCGCTTTCTCGTTCGGTGATCGGACACCGGCCGAAGACGTGGGCCGGTGGCCGACGACCGGCTACGACCGCAGCAACTCACGGCAAAACCCCGATGCGACGCCGCCACGGGACGACCTCGAGCGAACCTGGGCTGTCCCGGCAAACGATCCGCGTCCACCGATCGTGGCGGACGGGGTCGTCGTCACGAGCGAACGGGGTGGTGTGGTCGGGATCACCGGCGCGACGGGTGACGTTCGATGGCGGCAGTCGGTCGGCCCGGATCGATCGTTCCCGGCGACAGCGCCGGTTATCGTGGACGATCTGGCGATCGTCGGGACGTCGGAGGGGATGGTCTTCGGGATTCGAATCGAGACCGGCGAAACAGTCTGGGAGGCGAACACTGCCGGCGAGTTCAATGCCCCGTTCGTCGCGGCGGGCGACGCAGTCTACGGTGTCGACCGTGACGGCGACGTGTACGAGTTCGATCCCGACTCCGGCGACCACCAGTCGATCGGCTCCGTCGGATCGCAGGCAGCGTCCGCACCGGCCGTCTCGAACGGGACGCTGTTCGTTTCCCACGGCAGCATTTCCGCGCTGACGACCGACGGCCGACGCTCCTGGACGAATACGCCGTCGCAGTTCCCGGCGACCAGCCCGTCGATACTGGACGAGCTAGTCGTCAGTGCGGTCAACGACGGAACGGTTCGCGCGTACGACGCCCACAGCGGGGATCGTGAGTGGAGTGCGACGGTCCACGACGTCGACGACGGAGAATCCATGTGGGCGACGGCGGTCGCCGACGGGACTGTCTTTACTGGCGGTGTGGGGAGCGGTGCAACGGAGTCGACGATCGTCTCGATCGACGGCGAATCGGGGGAGATCGAGTGGCGTACCGAGTTCGAGAGTTCCATCAACACGGCCCCCGTCGTCGCCGACGGTCTCGTCTGGGTAGTAACCCGAGATGGAACGCTCACCGGTCTGGAACCCGAGACCGGTGACGTCTCGACCTCGAGCGAGCTACCAGCGAACGGCTCGATCGTCTCCGAACTGGTGGCGGCCGAGGATCGACTGTTCGGCGTCGACAACGACACCGTCTATGCGTTCGAGTGA
- a CDS encoding diacylglycerol/polyprenol kinase family protein, with amino-acid sequence MADELKRRLVHASGSGLVALYLLANYLEVGLTWDRFQLLMVVLAIGALALEFVRLRVGLDWWIYEKLTREYEQEKIAGYGLYMISMTVVVLLFEPQIALPAMLMLALGDPISGAVSDNTLKRVKGPKVLVTMFVVSAVLAAPFLHEYPFAILAAALGATLADGIKLSIRGYIVDDNLTIPIYASVLAWLVLWFL; translated from the coding sequence ATGGCCGACGAACTGAAGCGACGACTCGTCCACGCGAGCGGGTCGGGACTGGTCGCACTCTACTTGCTCGCGAACTATCTCGAGGTCGGACTCACCTGGGACCGGTTCCAGCTCCTGATGGTCGTTCTCGCGATCGGCGCGCTCGCGCTCGAGTTCGTTCGTCTCCGCGTAGGACTGGACTGGTGGATCTACGAGAAACTGACCCGCGAGTACGAACAGGAGAAGATCGCCGGCTACGGACTCTACATGATCAGCATGACCGTCGTCGTCCTGCTGTTCGAGCCACAGATCGCGCTGCCGGCGATGTTGATGCTCGCGCTGGGTGATCCGATCAGCGGCGCGGTCTCGGACAACACGCTGAAGCGGGTCAAGGGACCGAAGGTGCTCGTCACGATGTTCGTCGTGAGCGCCGTTCTCGCTGCCCCGTTCCTCCACGAATACCCCTTCGCAATCCTCGCGGCGGCGCTCGGCGCGACCCTCGCCGACGGGATCAAACTCTCCATTCGCGGCTACATCGTCGACGACAACCTGACGATCCCGATCTACGCGAGCGTGCTGGCCTGGCTCGTCCTGTGGTTCCTATAG